From the genome of Bactrocera oleae isolate idBacOlea1 chromosome 2, idBacOlea1, whole genome shotgun sequence, one region includes:
- the Nepl18 gene encoding neprilysin-1 — translation MFRSSRNAYWLLILSILLFLHLNGVDNAPVSNATKEPMEGLDTEWAKQISQQAKAAEIHVMLNTKVDPCIDFYQYACGNWHRHHPAQLFNHLMTDRFQLIANAFDRRLQLVLTEPRGDDVIETKLKNFYHACKLVEKDEVRYKMALQRTYQEFGKLPMLDGEDWKSEEFRWWELVAKIQHKYGKQIILAVDIMADIVNNTGNKVYIGPPDFSINSGTKILSMLQEITTVQHMKRFFGIEETKGRKITKELINFERALVRGGSDSRQGFTLRDLLSLKSVSELREIYNESLDLAKFLELALGAEQVPDYIYIYDEKYLNSVVKIIAETPPHVVANYILWQMFQPYIVDVKKGNMAKWCVERTKKYFGKFVDYMVYQRYKDPAVEKEVYDMWNEMREVFRSELRGNKLDWIINSTREYALQKLDAMNLYINSYESVNFTSEYKDIQLTRNNYVENVQQILKIESRRKLQRQNGPVVPLEAPEVFTFTPVYNVLDNNIKIPVALLQPRYFWGTDYPQALKYATLGYLIAHEMVHGFDDDGRNYDKLGNLRNWWDEKSTYQFEERRKCFQAQYHKYRYDGHQLRNDVSQAENIADNAGVKLAYEAYQRWLNAQRFANVTGIEKRETFSQLHFNNEQLFFIAFAQLWCDDVQSFFRIALAISDSHAPGMYRVIGSLSNFQEFSWVFKCGQDAPMDPEFKCSLY, via the coding sequence ATGTTTCGAAGCAGTAGGAATGCATACTGGTTATTAATTTTGTCAATATTGCTATTTTTACATCTAAATGGTGTTGATAACGCACCAGTGAGTAATGCTACTAAAGAACCAATGGAAGGTTTGGACACCGAGTGGGCAAAACAAATATCACAACAAGCTAAAGCTGCAGAAATACATGTAATGCTCAATACGAAAGTAGATCCATGTATAGACTTTTATCAATATGCTTGCGGCAACTGGCATCGCCATCACCCAGCACAGCTCTTCAATCATCTAATGACCGATCGATTTCAATTGATCGCAAATGCTTTCGACCGTCGCCTTCAGTTGGTTCTCACTGAGCCTCGAGGAGATGATGTGATTGAaaccaaattgaaaaatttttatcacGCATGCAAATTAGTGGAAAAGGATGAAGTCCGATATAAAATGGCTTTGCAACGTACCTACCAGGAGTTTGGCAAATTACCGATGTTGGATGGTGAGGACTGGAAGAGCGAGGAGTTTAGATGGTGGGAGTTAGTGGCGAAAATACAACACAAGTATGGCAAACAAATTATACTCGCAGTAGATATCATGGCCGACATAGTTAACAATACGGGAAATAAAGTTTACATTGGACCGCCCGATTTTTCGATTAACAGTGGTACAAAAATACTTAGCATGTTGCAGGAAATAACAACTGTGCAGCACATGAAACGGTTTTTTGGTATAGAAGAAACAAAGGGGAGGAAAATCACTAAGGAACTCATTAATTTTGAACGTGCTTTGGTTCGAGGAGGATCTGATTCTCGGCAAGGTTTCACACTGCGTGATTTACTCTCACTTAAGTCAGTTAGTGAATTGCGTGAAATTTATAATGAAAGTCTAGATTTGGCAAAGTTTTTAGAATTAGCTTTGGGTGCTGAACAAGTGCCAGACTACATTTAcatttatgatgaaaaatatttaaatagtgtTGTGAAAATAATAGCAGAGACTCCACCGCACGTGGTTGCAAACTATATATTATGGCAAATGTTTCAACCTTATATAGTTGATGTGAAGAAGGGCAATATGGCCAAGTGGTGCGTTGAACgtactaagaaatattttggtaaatttgTCGACTATATGGTTTACCAACGTTATAAAGATCCAGCTGTGGAAAAGGAGGTTTACGATATGTGGAATGAAATGCGCGAGGTCTTTCGCTCAGAACTACGAGGCAATAAACTCGATTGGATTATAAATTCAACACGCGAATATGCGCTTCAAAAATTAGATGCTATGAATTTGTACATCAATTCTTATGAGTCGGTGAATTTCACCTCAGAATATAAGGATATACAACTTACACGTAATAACTACGTCGAAAATgtgcaacaaattttaaaaatagaaagcCGTAGGAAGTTGCAACGTCAAAACGGTCCTGTAGTTCCACTGGAGGCGCCAGAAGTGTTCACTTTTACTCCAGTCTACAATGTACtggataataatattaaaatacctGTCGCACTTTTACAACCACGTTACTTTTGGGGTACAGACTATCCGCAAGCCCTCAAGTATGCCACACTCGGTTATTTGATTGCACACGAAATGGTTCACGGATTCGATGATGATGGCCGTAACTATGACAAGTTGGGCAACTTACGCAATTGGTGGGACGAAAAATCCACATATCAATTTGAAGAACGACGCAAATGCTTCCAGGCGCAATACCATAAATACCGCTATGACGGACATCAATTGCGGAACGATGTATCGCAAGCCGAGAATATCGCCGATAATGCAGGTGTAAAACTGGCCTATGAAGCATACCAGAGATGGCTGAATGCACAACGATTCGCAAATGTAACGGGTATCGAGAAGAGGGAAACATTTTCGcaattacattttaataatGAACAGTTATTTTTCATCGCTTTCGCCCAGCTGTGGTGCGACGATGTCCAGTCGTTTTTCCGCATCGCTCTGGCCATTTCTGATTCTCATGCACCTGGCATGTATCGCGTAATAGGATCCCTATCGAATTTCCAAGAATTCTCATGGGTTTTTAAATGTGGCCAAGACGCACCAATGGACCCGGAATTCAAATGCTCACTTtactaa
- the LOC118679909 gene encoding neprilysin-1 — MFFPNGIERYSLWFPLFQLLLLSVCDSQSSSVPKVQLYVDTISQMNNTEYVRDVMRQAKSAEMRNYMQPDVNACDDFFQHACGNWAKINPTEPCSLLETTFLSQLLSTYDKKQLKVLLEEIQENEDKIIIKVKTFFGACQKVDETQKERHKMKLYEIAEEFGQMPVLIPEGTWEASKFDWLPTIARIQNKYGLDIILQLGVREDFVNKTINKIFIGQPKLELQSKAMYKSPATKWHRDKYKEKISEALQKHLDINEKVAERTAHEILYFESRLADGMTDRRSAKTLKSMAVLRTVDEMYSVYEGKLDIQTYLNISLGQEFNATFYEYHMEYQKNLVQLLKEMPMEQVANYIMYQLLKTFFFDYKATNRAKKKLCLNKTKHFFAKVLDNMIFRKFNDKNTVADINLIWLKIKETFKSELESNNLNWISPATRKLALEKLEAMRLEINSYEELKFNEKYANLVLSNTDYIENLKQVFIQQTKRSLDTLRQPPMAVEMPVTFSVSPAYINRENLIRIPVILLQPNFLWSDHYPNALKFATIGSLIAHELIHGFDDVGRHFNTSGSEQTWWDNNSTDAFNERKRCFKRQYSLYRYNGNYLPPNELQAENIADNGGIQLAFKTYQKWIVTLNDIIPRERERLLALETLPNLNFTNKQLFFLAFAQFWCNNMDMHFRDKDSLISLHASAKYRVIGSLANFQTFAEEFHCGTGTTMNPKHKCKIY, encoded by the coding sequence ATGTTTTTTCCTAACGGCATAGAAAGATATTCGCTATGGTTTCCTTTGTTCCAACTACTATTGCTGTCGGTGTGCGATTCCCAGTCGTCTTCAGTACCAAAGGTGCAATTGTATGTGGATACAATTTCACAGATGAACAATACAGAGTATGTGCGTGATGTAATGCGCCAGGCAAAGTCGGCCGAAATGCGCAACTACATGCAACCGGATGTGAATGCTTGTGATGACTTTTTTCAACACGCTTGCGGTAATTGGGCGAAAATTAATCCAACGGAGCCATGCAGCTTATTGGAAACAACATTTCTTTCACAACTGCTCAGCACCTATGATAAAAAGCAGTTAAAAGTACTTTTGGAGGAGATACAGGAGAACGAggacaaaattataataaaagtgaaaacatTCTTTGGCGCGTGCCAGAAAGTTGACGAGACGCAAAAGGAGCGTCACAAAATGAAGCTATATGAGATTGCTGAGGAGTTTGGGCAAATGCCAGTACTTATACCAGAGGGAACATGGGAAGCCAGCAAATTCGACTGGTTGCCCACCATTGCGCGTATACAAAACAAATACGGACTAGATATCATACTCCAATTAGGCGTGCGAGAAGActttgtaaataaaaccataaataaaatattcattggGCAGCCAAAATTAGAACTACAGAGTAAAGCCATGTATAAAAGTCCAGCTACTAAATGGCACCGTgacaaatataaagaaaaaatttcggAAGCTTTGCAAAAGCATTTGGATATTAATGAAAAAGTTGCAGAAAGAACAGCACACGAAATACTTTATTTCGAATCGAGATTAGCTGATGGCATGACAGATCGGCGATCAGCAAAGACGCTGAAATCTATGGCTGTGTTACGCACGGTTGACGAAATGTATTCAGTTTATGAAGGCAAGTTAGATATTCAAACGTATCTTAATATTAGTTTAGGACAAGAATTTAATGCAACGTTTTACGAGTACCACATGGAGTATCAAAAGAACCTTGTACAGCTGCTTAAGGAGATGCCTATGGAGCAAGTAGCAAATTATATTATGTACCAATTACTTAAGACGTTCTTTTTTGATTACAAAGCAACAAATAGGGCTAAGAAAAAGCTTTGTTTGAATAAAACCAAACATTTTTTCGCAAAAGTCCTGGATAACATGATATTTCGAAAATTCAATGATAAGAATACAGTGGCAGATATTAATCTCATTTGGCTCAAAATCAAAGAAACTTTTAAAAGTGAACTTGAATCAAATAACTTAAATTGGATATCGCCAGCAACACGAAAATTGGCTTTAGAAAAATTAGAGGCAATGAGATTAGAAATCAACTCATATGAAGAATTAAAGTTCAATGAAAAATACGCAAATTTAGTATTAAGTAATACTGATTACATAGAGAATTTGAAACAAGTTTTTATTCAGCAAACTAAACGGTCTTTAGACACTCTCCGACAACCCCCTATGGCAGTAGAAATGCCTGTAACATTCTCAGTTTCACCCGCCTACATTAACagagaaaatttaattagaataCCCGTTATATTACTACAACCAAATTTTCTCTGGTCCGATCACTATCCGAACGCACTGAAATTTGCCACAATCGGCTCTTTAATAGCACACGAACTTATTCATGGTTTCGACGATGTGGGACGTCATTTCAATACCTCTGGCAGTGAACAAACCTGGTGGGATAACAATTCCACTGATGCTTTTAATGAACGAAAGAGATGTTTTAAGCGGCAATATTCGTTATACCGCTACAATGGCAATTATCTCCCACCGAATGAGTTGCAAGCGGAAAATATAGCCGACAATGGAGGCATACAATTGGCCTTCAAAACCTATCAGAAATGGATTGTCACTTTAAATGATATCATTCCGCGGGAGCGCGAACGCCTCCTAGCATTGGAAACGTTGCCTAATTTGAACTTCACAAACAAACAACTATTTTTCCTCGCTTTTGCACAATTTTGGTGCAACAATATGGATATGCACTTTAGGGACAAAGATTCGTTGATAAGTTTACATGCATCGGCAAAATATCGGGTTATTGGCTCTTTGGCGAATTTTCAAACGTTTGCTGAGGAGTTTCACTGCGGCACGGGCACCACAATGAATCCAAAACATAAATGTAAAATCTATTAA
- the Nepl17 gene encoding endothelin-converting enzyme 1, with translation MQIHMNIHVYKYYVLILSEKRKCICFADNLCLFPSRILATVVLSKRQSRKILSFKPQSAVVTTMCSAKQQIWLVLRCLVCLVYFITELASAARIINTNYDFNTEIAREVLRISKAAEMVNYMHPGIDPCDDFYRYACGNWQEINPARFSDGKTGIFNVLKNAYNRRVMRWMRKPKRTSESDMDRKVKYFFESCMNKANLRKNYRQKLLSVLEEFGGMPALKGSLWEADKFDWLETVAVILRKYGKQIILGADVFADLTNNEVNRLYLGQLDKLVTPRAAEYYVVLAVARQMEMHTVLGMSMDVASKTATEIVDFERRLAEGKIDADKGFGMEDKAQLTLLEMMTNNYKPTINFTHFVNVWLGHPYVLPVYEYVEPYINNLRRVIEETPKDIVANYIMWELLQDFRMEVNESDDKHRNKCVDRTKRFFVKYLDHIIYQQLFTQNQQIFTELRMLWFELKNAFRELLQSQVNSWMSVVTRDKALEKLSAMSIEINSYDQENFEQLYDVLVISTDSYFDNVVNILELQGRNYRLRLLETPKLDEGETLSFTPAYAAEYNRVIIPVAFLQPRFLWDQAYPSTVKYSTIGFIIAHEMAHGFDAITRKYDSQGNLNNWWDCNSTEEFAKRKECLRQQYSGYRYNGRKLPKTNAQDENIADNVGVRIAYNAFQHWISQHSGNSTLLQHERLPNINLSPQQLFFLSLAQVWCTDVNRNWREMIIATDVHPPEEVRVVGMLSNFDEFGKEFDCKPNARMIPKRRCVMY, from the coding sequence atgcaaatacatatgaacatacatgtgtacaagtACTATGTGCTTATACTAAGTGAAAAGAGGAAATGTATATGTTTTGCCGATAACCTATGTCTGTTTCCGAGTCGAATTCTTGCAACAGTTGTTCTTTCCAAGCGCCAATCACGAAAAATTCTCAGCTTCAAACCGCAGTCGGCAGTCGTTACGACAATGTGTTCAGCCAAACAGCAAATTTGGCTGGTTTTACGGTGTTTAGTGTGCTTAGTTTATTTCATTACGGAACTTGCTAGCGCGGCGCGAATAATCAACACTAATTACGATTTCAACACAGAAATTGCGCGCGAAGTTTTACGCATTTCAAAGGCTGCAGAAATGGTGAATTATATGCATCCGGGGATAGATCCTTGCGATGACTTTTACCGTTATGCCTGTGGTAATTGGCAGGAAATAAACCCAGCGCGCTTTTCGGATGGAAAAACTggtatatttaatgttttaaagAACGCTTATAACCGGCGTGTGATGCGTTGGATGCGTAAACCCAAGCGGACTAGTGAATCGGATATGGATCGCAAAgtaaagtatttctttgaatccTGCATGAATAAAGCAAATTTACGGAAAAATTACCGACAGAAGTTACTTTCTGTATTAGAAGAATTCGGTGGAATGCCGGCATTGAAGGGATCACTTTGGGAGGCTGATAAATTCGATTGGTTGGAAACGGTTGCAGTTATTCTTCGAAAGTATGGTAAGCAGATCATTTTAGGCGCAGACGTGTTCGCCGATTTGACCAACAATGAAGTGAATCGTTTATATTTGGGCCAATTGGATAAGTTGGTGACACCACGAGCTGCTGAATATTACGTGGTGTTAGCTGTCGCCAGGCAAATGGAAATGCACACAGTATTGGGAATGAGCATGGATGTGGCCTCCAAAACAGCGACGGAAATTGTTGATTTTGAAAGGAGACTTGCGGAAGGTAAGATCGATGCAGATAAGGGTTTTGGCATGGAAGATAAAGCTCAACTGACTCTACTTGAAATGATGACCAATAACTATAAGCCAACGATTAATTTTACACATTTCGTTAACGTATGGCTGGGTCATCCATATGTGCTGCCCGTTTATGAATATGTGGAGCCATACATAAACAACTTACGCAGAGTTATCGAGGAAACACCCAAGGATATTGTTGCTAATTATATTATGTGGGAGCTGTTACAGGATTTTCGTATGGAAGTAAATGAATCTGATGACAAGCATCGAAACAAATGCGTAGACCGAACCAAACGTTTCTTTGTGAAATACTTGGACCACATAATATACCAACAGTTATTCACCCAAAACCAGCAAATTTTTACTGAACTACGAATGCTATGGTTCGAACTAAAAAATGCTTTTAGGGAATTATTGCAATCGCAAGTAAACAGTTGGATGTCGGTGGTCACACGTGACAAAGCATTGGAGAAATTATCGGCCATGTCCATTGAGATTAATTCATATGATCAAGAAAATTTCGAGCAACTATACGATGTTTTGGTAATCAGCACTGATAGCTACTTTGATAATGTCGTCAATATTTTAGAGTTACAAGGGCGCAATTATCGTTTGCGTCTTTTAGAAACTCCAAAACTTGATGAGGGAGAAACTCTTAGCTTCACACCTGCCTACGCAGCCGAATACAACAGAGTTATTATTCCAGTCGCCTTTCTGCAGCCGCGTTTTCTTTGGGATCAAGCTTACCCGTCAACAGTCAAATACTCCACTATTGGCTTTATTATTGCACATGAAATGGCTCACGGTTTTGATGCTATAACACGTAAATACGACTCCCAAGGCAACCTCAACAACTGGTGGGATTGTAATTCTACCGAAGAGTTTGCCAAACGAAAGGAATGTCTTAGGCAGCAATACAGTGGATATCGGTATAATGGTCGTAAATTGCCAAAAACAAATGCCCAGGACGAAAATATCGCTGATAATGTGGGCGTACGTATTGCCTATAACGCATTTCAGCACTGGATTAGTCAGCATAGTGGTAATTCGACGTTACTGCAGCATGAGAGACTGCCAAACATAAATTTGTCGCCGCAACAATTATTCTTCTTGAGTCTGGCACAAGTTTGGTGTACCGATGTGAATCGTAATTGGCGTGAAATGATAATTGCGACTGATGTGCATCCGCCCGAGGAGGTGCGCGTTGTGGGAATGCTCTCGAATTTCGATGAATTCGGAAAGGAATTTGACTGTAAACCAAATGCGCGAATGATCCCGAAGCGAAGATGTGTtatgtattga